Below is a genomic region from Methylobacterium sp. FF17.
GTGACGAGGGCCCCGGCGCAGATGAGGCCGCCGCCGATCAGCATGCGCGACATCCCGAGGAAGCGCAGCAGCAGGCCGACCGAGAACGCGTAGATCAGGCCGCCGGCCGCGAATCCGGCGAGCGCCAGGCCCGCCTCGCGGGCGCCGCCCTCGCCCCGGGCCTCGATCAGCGGCGCGAGATGGGGAAAGATCCCGAACACCGCGATCGCCTCGATGAACACGGCCCCGAACAGGATACGGGCGCGCGGATTGGCGACGATGGTGCGGTAGCGCGCCACCGCCGTCCGGAAATCCGGCCGCCGGGCCGGCGCCGCCGCGCTGCGGTCGAACCCGAGGAGGGCCGCGGCGCAGCCCAGCGCCGCCACCCCCGCCGTGATGGCGAAGACCCCGGCCCAGCCGATCGCCCCCTCGATCAGGCCGGCGAAGGTCGAGCCGGAGAGCTGCCCGAGGATCACCGCCACGAGGAAGCGGCCGATGGCGACCTGGCGGCGCTCGATCGGGATGCGATCGCCCATCAGCGCCAGCGCCAGGGGAACGACGCCGCCGGCGCTGCCCCCCGCCAGCATGCGCAGGGCGAACAGGGTGTCGAGGTCGCTGGTCAGCGCGCAGGCGGCGAGCGCCAGGGTGAGGATGGCGAGGCAGGCCGCCATGACGCGCTCCTTGCCCAGCGCATCGCCGACGGGGCCGAGGATCGGCTGGATCAGCGCGTAGGGCAGGGCGAAGGCGGTGGAGAGCAGCGCCACCGTGTGCGGGTCGCTGCGAAGGTCGCGCGCCAGCACCCCGACCAGGGGTTCGATGGAGCGGCCCGCGAAGGTGCTGGCGAAACCGGCGACCGCGAGGATCGCGATCAGGCGGGTGGTCGAGAACTCGGCGGTCAGGTCCGCTGTCCTTGTTGGATGCTCGATCCGCCCGCGAGGGCCGATGGGCAAAGCTTCCTCTGACCTTCGCCATACGGGGCAAATGCCGGTGCGTCGATGGGCACGCGGCGGCTTCGTCGCGCCGGAGGACCGGGCCGCGCGGCCCGGTCCTCCGGCGATGTTACGGCGTCGACGCCGCCTCGGTCGCGGTCAGGTCCACGTCGACCCCGACCTCCAGGGCCACCCACTGGCCCGACGCCCAGGGGCCCTGGCCGATCCCGAACTGCGTGCGGACGAGGTCGAGACGGCCGATGGCGCGGGCCTTGGGGCCGTCCCGCGTCAGGCGGAACGGCAGCACCGCGTCGCGGCGGATGCCCCGGATGGTCAGGGTGCCGACGGCCTCGTAGGCGTCGCCGCCCCGGGCCGCGAAGCGGGTCGCCTCGAACCGGGCCTGCGGGTTGGCCTTCGTGTCGAACCACTCCGCCTGGGGCAGGGCCGCGTCGCGCTGGGCGTCGCCGGTCACGGCGCTGGTCAGGTCGATCTCGACCCGGGCCCGCCCGGTCTCGGGAGCGGCGGGATCGAAGTCGATCTGCGCGGTGAACCGGGAGAAGCGCCCCTGGAACGGCGTCCCGACCTGGATGCCCGAGAAACCGATCCGGCTCGCGGCCGCGTCGACGGTCCAGCCGGCGGCACGGGCGCTCGCGGGCGAAACCAGCAGGCTTGCGGCCAGCAGGGATGCGGCTGGGATGAGGCGGGCGGCGTTCATGGTTCGAGTCCACCGCCGAGGGACGTGCGGGACAGGCGGGGCAGCATCCGCCGGAGGGTGTCGTCCCGCAGGGTGAGATGATGCCGCAGCGCCGCGCCCACATGCAGGGCCAGGAGCGCGATCAGGAACCAGGCGCCCCAGGCGTGGATACGCTTCAGCACCGCCTCCACCGCGGCTTTGTCCGCGAGGTCGGGCAGCACGGGCAGGTGCGGCCACGGCACGATGCCGTAGAGCACGGTCGGCAGGTTGAACGGCGAGGCGGAGACCACGGCCCAGCCGACCAGGGGCAGGCCGAGGAGGAGACCGTAGAGCAGGGCGTGGGCGGCGTGCGCGCCCGCCCGCTCGTGGCGCGGGAGGGTCGGGGGCAGGGGCGGCGGCCGGTGGGTCAGCCGCCAGCCGAGACGCAGGAGCGACAACCCCAGGACGGTGATCCCGAGGGACTTGTGCCATTGATAGAGGGCGAACCGGCGCATCGGCGCCAGGTCCCCGTGGGTCATGACGAGCCCGATGCCGATGAGGCCCAGCACCGCCAGGGCGCTCAGCCAGTGCAGGGCGATGGCCACCCGCGTGTAGCGGTGCGGGTTGGCCCGAACGGTCCCGGTCATGACGCTCACCGTGGTGCGGAAGGCGCGCTCAGTCCTGGCGCTCGAAGGCGCCCGCGATGGTGAGGTGCAGGTCGTCGCCGATCAGGGGCACGTAGGTCTTCACGCCGAACTCGGAGCGCTTGACCGTGCCGGTGGCCTCGAAGCCGACCGTGACCTTCTTGTTGAGCGGGTTCACGCCGGCTCCGATCAGCGTGACGTTCAGGGTCACGGGCTTCGTCACGCCGTGGAGCGTCAGGTCGCCGGTCACCTTGGCCTTGTCCTTGCCCTCGGGTGCCACCTTGGTGGAGACGAAGGTCATCTGCGGGAACTTCGCGGCATCGAGCCACTGGGCGCTCTTCAGCTCGTCGGTGAGCTTGGCGCTGGTGGTCGTCACCGAGGCGACGGGGACGCTGACCTTGAGGCTGCTGGCGCCCGGGTTCTTCGGCTGGAGTTCGAGGGTGCCCGACACCTCCGAGAACCCGCCCGAATAGTTCGAGAAGCCCATATGCGAGACGCTGAAGCCGACCTGGGTGTGGCCGGCATCGACGAGGTAGGTCCCGGCCTGGATCTGGGCGGGGTCGCGGGTCGGCGGCGTCTGGGCCAGGGCCGGCGCGGCGAGGGCGAGGGTCAGGGCGACGAGGGACGAGGAGAGACGGATCACGTTCGACTCCGGGGAGGGGGCGCCGGGCGGCGCCGCTTCGGTGGAGCGCAGATAGGCCGCTTCCCCGGGGTGCGATAGCGCGTTAATCGGGGACGCATGGTTGCGAGTTCGGAAACCTTCGCCGGAAACCTCGACGACGTGCGGGCCTTCTGCGCGGTGGTGGAGCTCGGCAGCATCACCCAGGCGGCGGCCTTCCTGCGCGAGACCAAGGGCAGCGTGAGCCGGCGCGTCGCCCGCCTCGAAGCGGTGCTGAGGGTCACGCTGCTCGCGCGCACGCCGCGCGCGGTCTCGCCCACCGCCGAAGGGCTCGCGTTCCAGGCTGCGGCCCTGGAGAGCCTCGCCCTCCTCGACGAGGCCCTGCAGACGGCGCGCGGCGCCCGCACCGTGCCGCGCGGGCACCTGCGGGTGACGGCCTCGATCGACTTCGGGGTCGAGGTTCTGCCCGACCTCGTGGCGAGCTTCCGGGCTCGCCACCCGGAGATCACCATCGAACTCCTCATCACCGACAGCCGGCTCGA
It encodes:
- a CDS encoding MFS transporter, which codes for MEHPTRTADLTAEFSTTRLIAILAVAGFASTFAGRSIEPLVGVLARDLRSDPHTVALLSTAFALPYALIQPILGPVGDALGKERVMAACLAILTLALAACALTSDLDTLFALRMLAGGSAGGVVPLALALMGDRIPIERRQVAIGRFLVAVILGQLSGSTFAGLIEGAIGWAGVFAITAGVAALGCAAALLGFDRSAAAPARRPDFRTAVARYRTIVANPRARILFGAVFIEAIAVFGIFPHLAPLIEARGEGGAREAGLALAGFAAGGLIYAFSVGLLLRFLGMSRMLIGGGLICAGALVTIGLAGTWQLDCAALVAMGLGFYMLHNTFQVQVTEVAPTARASAVALHAFSFFCGQALGVAILGGALQGLGQLTALSLCAVFIAGLGFITARRLATTPSR
- a CDS encoding YceI family protein, whose translation is MNAARLIPAASLLAASLLVSPASARAAGWTVDAAASRIGFSGIQVGTPFQGRFSRFTAQIDFDPAAPETGRARVEIDLTSAVTGDAQRDAALPQAEWFDTKANPQARFEATRFAARGGDAYEAVGTLTIRGIRRDAVLPFRLTRDGPKARAIGRLDLVRTQFGIGQGPWASGQWVALEVGVDVDLTATEAASTP
- a CDS encoding cytochrome b, giving the protein MTGTVRANPHRYTRVAIALHWLSALAVLGLIGIGLVMTHGDLAPMRRFALYQWHKSLGITVLGLSLLRLGWRLTHRPPPLPPTLPRHERAGAHAAHALLYGLLLGLPLVGWAVVSASPFNLPTVLYGIVPWPHLPVLPDLADKAAVEAVLKRIHAWGAWFLIALLALHVGAALRHHLTLRDDTLRRMLPRLSRTSLGGGLEP
- a CDS encoding YceI family protein, translating into MRLSSSLVALTLALAAPALAQTPPTRDPAQIQAGTYLVDAGHTQVGFSVSHMGFSNYSGGFSEVSGTLELQPKNPGASSLKVSVPVASVTTTSAKLTDELKSAQWLDAAKFPQMTFVSTKVAPEGKDKAKVTGDLTLHGVTKPVTLNVTLIGAGVNPLNKKVTVGFEATGTVKRSEFGVKTYVPLIGDDLHLTIAGAFERQD